One region of Mesobacillus boroniphilus genomic DNA includes:
- a CDS encoding aspartate aminotransferase family protein, translating into MTKIKQGEDFLTKDRDYVWHSMKPYSPDSTLIAEKAEGSWVTDHKGKRYLDGMAGLWCVNVGYGRTELADAAYEQLKQMAYFPLSQSHIPAIKLAEKLNELLGDEYVIFFSNSGSEANETAFKLVRQYHQQKGEYGRYKFISRYRAYHGNSMGSLAATGQAQRKYKYEPLAPGFLHVTPPDLYRGADNKDTEAAELESVKDIDRVMTWELSETIAGVIMEPIITGGGVIVPPDQYMKGVKEVCEKHGALLIADEVICGFGRTGKPFGFMNYGVKPDIITMAKGITSAYLPLSATAVRKDIYEAFKGTEEYDYFRHVNTFGGNPAACALALKNLEIMEKEQLFDRSAELGEYLKQSLAEKLKDHPLVGDVRGKGLLVGIELVSDKDSKEPLRTELVNKVIGGCKEKGLIIGKNGATVAGYNNVLTLSPPLNIEMKDLDFIIQTLTEELKAIL; encoded by the coding sequence ATGACAAAGATTAAACAAGGTGAAGACTTTTTGACTAAGGATCGCGATTACGTCTGGCATTCCATGAAGCCTTATAGCCCGGATAGTACCTTGATTGCCGAGAAGGCAGAGGGCTCATGGGTGACGGACCATAAAGGCAAAAGATATCTGGACGGAATGGCTGGCCTGTGGTGTGTGAATGTTGGCTATGGAAGGACAGAGCTTGCGGATGCTGCTTATGAGCAGCTGAAGCAAATGGCTTACTTTCCGCTCAGCCAGAGCCACATTCCCGCGATTAAACTCGCGGAAAAGCTGAATGAGCTCCTTGGTGATGAATACGTCATTTTCTTTTCCAATAGTGGCTCGGAAGCGAATGAGACTGCATTTAAACTGGTAAGGCAGTATCATCAGCAAAAAGGTGAATATGGCAGGTACAAGTTCATTTCCCGATATCGGGCTTATCATGGGAATTCGATGGGATCCCTGGCAGCTACTGGCCAGGCCCAGCGTAAATATAAATACGAGCCACTGGCTCCTGGTTTCCTGCATGTAACGCCGCCTGATTTATACCGCGGTGCAGACAATAAGGACACGGAAGCTGCTGAGCTGGAGTCTGTCAAGGATATAGACCGGGTGATGACGTGGGAGCTGAGCGAGACGATTGCCGGTGTAATCATGGAACCAATCATCACAGGAGGCGGTGTCATCGTACCTCCGGACCAATATATGAAGGGTGTCAAAGAGGTATGTGAAAAGCATGGTGCCCTGTTGATTGCTGACGAGGTCATCTGCGGATTCGGCCGGACCGGGAAACCTTTTGGCTTCATGAATTACGGAGTAAAACCGGATATCATCACGATGGCAAAAGGAATCACCAGTGCATACCTGCCATTGTCCGCCACAGCGGTTCGCAAGGATATCTACGAAGCTTTTAAAGGAACAGAGGAATACGATTATTTCCGCCATGTAAACACATTTGGAGGAAACCCGGCGGCATGTGCCCTGGCATTGAAGAACCTCGAAATCATGGAAAAAGAACAGCTTTTTGATCGTTCCGCTGAGTTAGGCGAATATTTAAAGCAAAGCCTTGCTGAAAAGCTGAAGGACCACCCGCTTGTAGGAGATGTGAGAGGAAAGGGACTGCTCGTCGGGATTGAGCTGGTCAGTGATAAGGATTCGAAGGAACCGCTCAGAACAGAGCTTGTTAATAAAGTCATTGGCGGCTGTAAGGAAAAGGGGCTCATAATTGGCAAAAACGGCGCCACGGTGGCCGGCTACAATAATGTATTGACCCTCTCTCCACCGCTGAATATAGAAATGAAAGATCTCGATTTTATCATACAGACACTGACTGAAGAGCTGAAGGCGATACTGTAA
- a CDS encoding CoA-acylating methylmalonate-semialdehyde dehydrogenase produces the protein MTVIKNETAVLKNYINGEWVDAQTTETLDVPNPATGKVLAAVPVSSKADVELAVRAAKEAFKTWKNTPVPKRARILYKYHHLLTENHEKLAKLIVKENGKAFKEAHGEVQRGIECVEFAAGAPTLMMGESLSNIAEDIDSEMFRYPLGVVGGITPFNFPMMVPLWMFPLAIACGNTFVLKPSERTPLLANELVELFTEAGAPKGVLNIVHGAHDVVNGLLDHEDVKAISFVGSQPVAKYVYERAAAKGKRVQALSGAKNHHIVMPDADMEKAVSHIISSAYGSAGQRCMACSAVVVVGDGDQFVQSLKQKADELVIGNGLDDEVLLTPVIRESHREKVLGYIEKGVEEGASLLLDGRNALDEFKDGTFLGPTIFDYVKPEMTIAKDEIFAPVLSLLRAEDLDEALEYLRKSRFGNGATIYSKDAKAIRQFREEADAGMLGVNVGVPATMAFFPFSGWKDSFYGDLHVNGKDGVNFFTRKKMITSRFDY, from the coding sequence ATGACGGTGATAAAAAATGAAACGGCTGTTTTGAAGAACTATATCAATGGGGAATGGGTGGATGCGCAGACTACCGAAACGCTTGATGTTCCAAACCCGGCAACAGGGAAGGTGCTTGCTGCGGTTCCTGTTTCTTCAAAAGCCGATGTAGAGCTTGCTGTAAGAGCTGCGAAGGAAGCATTCAAAACATGGAAGAATACTCCGGTGCCAAAGAGGGCGCGAATTTTATATAAATACCATCACCTGTTGACTGAAAACCATGAAAAGCTGGCCAAGCTAATCGTCAAGGAGAATGGCAAGGCGTTTAAGGAGGCACATGGAGAGGTACAGCGGGGAATCGAGTGTGTGGAGTTTGCGGCTGGTGCCCCAACGTTAATGATGGGGGAAAGCCTTTCCAATATCGCGGAGGATATCGACTCGGAAATGTTCCGTTACCCGCTTGGTGTTGTCGGCGGTATTACTCCGTTTAACTTTCCAATGATGGTGCCTTTGTGGATGTTCCCGCTGGCGATCGCCTGTGGTAATACATTTGTGCTGAAGCCGTCTGAACGTACTCCCCTTTTGGCAAATGAATTGGTCGAACTGTTTACTGAAGCTGGTGCACCAAAGGGTGTTTTGAATATTGTTCATGGCGCCCATGATGTCGTGAATGGATTACTGGACCACGAGGATGTTAAGGCGATCTCGTTTGTTGGCTCTCAGCCTGTTGCCAAGTATGTGTATGAAAGGGCCGCAGCTAAAGGGAAGCGTGTGCAGGCTTTATCCGGTGCGAAAAACCACCATATTGTCATGCCGGATGCAGATATGGAAAAGGCGGTCTCCCATATCATCAGTTCAGCTTATGGGAGCGCGGGGCAGCGCTGCATGGCGTGCAGTGCCGTCGTTGTTGTAGGGGATGGAGATCAGTTTGTCCAGTCGTTAAAACAGAAGGCAGACGAGCTGGTGATTGGTAATGGCCTGGACGATGAGGTGCTTCTCACCCCGGTAATCCGTGAATCCCATCGCGAAAAGGTATTGGGCTATATCGAAAAAGGTGTGGAAGAAGGTGCATCATTGCTTCTGGATGGCAGGAATGCACTGGATGAGTTCAAGGACGGAACTTTCCTCGGGCCTACGATTTTTGACTATGTGAAACCGGAAATGACGATTGCAAAAGATGAGATTTTTGCGCCAGTATTAAGCTTGCTGAGAGCGGAGGATTTGGATGAAGCACTTGAATATCTTCGAAAATCCCGTTTCGGAAATGGTGCGACCATTTATTCGAAGGATGCAAAAGCCATACGACAGTTCCGAGAAGAAGCAGATGCAGGAATGCTGGGAGTCAATGTTGGCGTTCCGGCAACCATGGCCTTCTTCCCATTCTCCGGCTGGAAGGATTCCTTCTACGGAGACCTTCACGTGAATGGAAAAGATGGGGTCAACTTCTTTACACGCAAAAAGATGATCACGTCCCGTTTCGATTATTAG
- a CDS encoding GNAT family N-acetyltransferase: MIIRAIRISDTEKFLNLCKKLDTESNFMMLEPEERTTTFDKQYEYIKNIIEDDLSIILICEIEGNIVGYLSAIRESFNRVRHSAYIVTGILKEFTGRGIGTKFFHELEQWSHANNIHRLELTVMCHNEAGLALYKKMGFEIEGTKKHSLIVENQYIDEYYMAKLI, translated from the coding sequence TTGATAATTAGAGCTATAAGAATATCTGACACGGAGAAATTTCTTAACCTTTGCAAAAAGTTGGATACCGAATCCAACTTTATGATGCTCGAGCCAGAAGAGCGAACAACCACTTTTGATAAACAGTATGAGTACATAAAAAATATTATTGAAGACGATTTATCAATAATCCTAATATGCGAAATAGAAGGAAATATTGTTGGTTACCTCTCCGCTATAAGAGAAAGCTTTAATAGGGTACGTCACAGTGCATATATTGTTACTGGAATTCTCAAAGAATTCACAGGTCGAGGGATTGGAACAAAATTTTTTCATGAACTCGAACAATGGTCCCACGCCAACAACATACATCGACTTGAACTTACTGTGATGTGTCATAATGAAGCAGGTTTAGCCCTTTATAAAAAAATGGGATTCGAAATAGAAGGGACTAAAAAGCACTCCCTCATTGTTGAAAATCAATATATCGATGAGTATTATATGGCTAAGCTAATCTAA